A genomic region of Eucalyptus grandis isolate ANBG69807.140 chromosome 5, ASM1654582v1, whole genome shotgun sequence contains the following coding sequences:
- the LOC120293172 gene encoding valine--tRNA ligase, mitochondrial 1-like, protein MKYIHFDTAYSANMIGWTWVPFFFVNFVMYLIFFNCCSLFYLTDSQVLLSEKDVPASCAFENVNENLKVYLKVQGELNAEAEREKIKNKMEEIQKQQEKLKKIINSSVYEQKVPVHIQEENAAKLAKLIQEFEFLQKESSRLEAIDECN, encoded by the exons ATGAAGTATATACACTTCGACACTGCTTATAGTGCTAACATGATAGGCTGGACATGGgttccatttttctttgttaattttgttatgtatctcattttctttaattgttgCTCCTTATTTTATTTGACGGATTCACAGGTTTTGTTGAGTGAAAAAGATGTTCCCGCAAGTTGTGCTTTTGAGAATGTGaatgaaaatctcaaagtgTATCTTAAGGTTCAAGGAGAACTTAATGCGGAAGCAGAACGTGAGAAGATCAAGAATAAGATGGAAGAGATTCAAAA GCAACAAGAGAAACTCAAGAAGATCATCAATTCATCTGTCTATGAACAGAAGGTCCCAGTTCACATCCAGGAAGAGAATGCTGCAAAGCTGGCCAAACTCATCCAggaatttgaatttttgcagAAGGAGAGCTCAAGATTGGAAGCTATCGATGAATGCAATTAA